One region of Channa argus isolate prfri chromosome 20, Channa argus male v1.0, whole genome shotgun sequence genomic DNA includes:
- the nptx2b gene encoding neuronal pentraxin-2b encodes MFSLLYGLLCFYVLGQQASGQADDGKRYICRAVPLSGDASCPVTLLPELNTGSQEEELRNTVMQLRETILQQKETISKQLGTINELTTKLSLCASTTDDRKYEKQGSWGKEKQNTMGDVPRDPNDTIDSLGKTMQGLKDRLENLEQQQMRANVSGATFPSELRDLLQRRLGELEKQLLKKVSNLEEEKSMLSNATAAYRLKTESTLNALVERISELEKGGGDFKSPEQFKLSLPQRTNYLYGRITKSLPEMYAFTLCMWIKSSASPGIGTPFSYGVPGQANEIVLIEWGNNPIELLINDKVAQLPLEVRDGRWHHICISWTTRDGQWDAYQDGEKLGTGDNLAAWHPIKPGGVIILGQEQDVVGGRFDAGQAFVGELSQVNIWDRVLKPFEIQSMANCSSYIPGNVISWLASNVEVFGRGAFKRPLEMCLERLPNA; translated from the exons ATGTTCTCACTCTTGTACGgcttgttatgtttttatgtgctggGTCAACAAGCAAGCGGCCAGGCGGACGATGGAAAGCGGTACATCTGTCGGGCAGTGCCCCTCAGCGGCGATGCCAGTTGCCCTGTGACGTTGTTACCCGAGCTAAACACCGGGAGCCAGGAAGAGGAGCTCAGAAACACCGTTATGCAGCTACGAGAGACAATTTTGCAGCAGAAAGAAACAATTTCCAAACAACTGGGCACCATCAACGAGCTAACCACTAAGTTGTCCCTGTGCGCCTCAACGACAGACGATAGGAAATACGAAAAGCAGGGGTCCTGgggcaaagaaaaacagaatacaatgggAGATGTTCCTAGAGATCCTAATGACACAATAGATAGTCTTGGGAAAACCATGCAAGGGCTTAAGGACCGGCTAGAGAACCTGGAG CAACAGCAGATGAGAGCCAACGTATCTGGCGCCACGTTTCCCAGCGAGCTCCGCGACCTGCTGCAGCGTCGACTTGGGGAGCTTGAGAAACAGCTCCTGAAGAAAGTCAGTaacctggaggaggagaagagcaTGCTATCCAATGCTACAGCAGCCTATAGGCTGAAGACAGAAAGTACACTGAATGCCCTGGTGGAGAGGATCAGTGAGTTGGAGAAAG GGGGAGGGGACTTCAAGTCCCCAGAGCAGTTCAAGCTGTCTCTCCCACAGCGGACGAACTACCTGTATGGCCGCATCACTAAGAGCCTGCCAGAGATGTATGCGTTCACGCTCTGTATGTGGATCAAGTCCAGTGCCAGCCCAGGCATAGGGACACCATTCTCGTATGGGGTGCCTGGCCAAGCCAATGAAATTGTGCTGATTGAATGGGGCAATAACCCCATAGAGCTGCTCATTAATGACAAG GTTGCTCAGCTGCCCTTAGAGGTACGGGATGGAAGGTGGCACCACATTTGCATTTCTTGGACCACACGGGATGGTCAATGGGACGCTTACCAAGATGGGGAGAAGCTGGGTACTGGAGACAACTTGGCAGCCTGGCACCCCATCAAACCTGGAGGAGTTATCATCTTGGGGCAGGAGCAG GACGTTGTGGGAGGGCGCTTTGATGCTGGACAGGCTTTTGTGGGTGAGCTGAGTCAGGTAAACATTTGGGATCGTGTTCTGAAGCCATTTGAGATCCAGTCTATGGCCAACTGCAGTTCTTACATCCCTGGGAATGTAATTTCCTGGCTAGCAAGCAATGTTGAAGTTTTTGGAAGGGGAGCCTTCAAACGGCCCTTGGAGATGTGTCTGGAGCGGCTTCCCAATGCGTAA